A window of the Lactuca sativa cultivar Salinas chromosome 5, Lsat_Salinas_v11, whole genome shotgun sequence genome harbors these coding sequences:
- the LOC111910520 gene encoding uncharacterized protein LOC111910520, which produces MVVCFCGKPALVKTSWTPLNPGRRFYACPTKDSVCGFIGWVDPPMCARSKTIIPGLLRNINTLEERCNGLVRSINMLQEHCNGLLSRNNMLEARCDALKDEGFKLKMYLYARWFIFVIVIFSIWSM; this is translated from the coding sequence ATGGTGGTTTGTTTTTGTGGAAAGCCTGCTTTGGTGAAAACGTCTTGGACACCACTGAATCCCGGAAGGAGGTTTTATGCTTGCCCTACTAAGGATTCTGTTTGTGGGTTTATCGGGTGGGTTGACCCTCCTATGTGTGCTAGGAGTAAAACCATCATACctggtcttctaagaaacataaATACGTTGGAGGAAAGATGTAATGGGCTGGTAAGAAGTATCAACATGTTACAGGAACATTGCAATGGACTTTTGAGCAGGAACAACATGTTGGAGGCAAGGTGTGATGCATTGAAGGATGAAGGTTTCAAGTTGAAGATGTATTTATATGCAAGATGGTTTATCTTTGTGATTGTTATCTTTAGTATTTGGTCTATGTAA
- the LOC128134097 gene encoding uncharacterized protein LOC128134097: MDKVFRAKDMARKHVIGDYTKQFELLRDYALELQATNPDTTVKIDVCPNGNPASPTRQFRRIYVCLGPLKKGFKACLRDLVGLDGAFMKGPFPGLVLTTVGQDSNNVIYPLAYVIVESENTASWKWFLEKLGDDLELGSNSNYTFISDRQKGLQIAVDQLFPNAEHRYCIRHIHDNMRKKWGQTEYKDHLWRCASATTIPEFEHLMKEFRRAVSDVLISNMCEVFNGKIEKGRDKPLISCLEFIREYLMKRMCNVVKGMKKDKGPLTPTATDILDARKKCASQYIARWNGANKYQVTGALQDQHVVDVRNQTCTCRKWELIGIPCRHAIATLNEMSKDFEAELDIYKWVHKVYWLETWQKAYSFKVEPIKGRPMWPKSNCLTKLIHPPHRTQVGRPKKKRRQSEGERLSKRQKASQGDGVNEMQGEHSQGPTNDGVQKLSWKHISVTCSKCKNKGHNSRTCKEQGENQSKK, encoded by the exons ATGGATAAGGTGTTTAGGGCAAAAGATATGGCAAGAAAGCATGTAATTGGGGACTACACAAAACAGTTTGAATTGTTAAGGGACTATGCTCTTGAACTTCAAGCTACAAACCCAGACACAACAGTTAAAATAGATGTGTGTCCTAATGGCAACCCTGCATCCCCAACAAGGCAATTTAGAAggatttatgtatgcttgggtccactgaaaaaaggtttcaaagcaTGTCTTAGAGACTTAGTAGGTTTGGATGGTGCCTTCATGAAAGGCCCATTCCCTGGTCTGGTTCTTACAACAGTTGGTCAAGATTCCAACAATGTAATTTATCCCTTGGCCTATGTAATTGTTGAGTCTGAAAACACAGCTAGCTGGAAGTGGTTTTTAGAAAAACTTGgggatgatttggagcttgggagCAACTCAAACTATACTTTCATAAGTGACAGGCAAAAG GGATTACAAATTGCAGTTGATCAATTGTTTCCCAATGCTGAGCATAGGTATTGTATTAGACATATTCATGACAATATGAGAAAGAAGTGGGGGCAAACTGagtacaaggaccatttatggaGGTGTGCATCAGCAACCACCATTCCTGAGTTTGAACATTTGATGAAAGAGTTTA GAAGAGCTGTTTCTGATGTGTTGATTTCAaacatgtgtgaagtgtttaatggGAAGATAGAGAAAGGCAGGGACAAACCTTTAATTTCATGTTTAGAGTTCATTAGGGAGTATCTAATGAAGAGGATGTGCAATGTCGTGAAGGGAATGAAGAAGGATAAAGGTCCACTAACACCTACAGCAACAGACATCCTAGATGCACGGAAAAAATGTGCTTCACAATATATTGCTAGGTGGAATGGGGCAAACAAGTATCAAGTCACTGGAGCATTGCAAGATCAACATGTGGTGGATGTTAGGAACCAAACATGCACTTGCAGAAAGTGGGAATTAATAGGAATACCTTGTAGGCATGCAATTGCAACTCTGAATGAAATGAGCAAAGACTTTGAGGCTGAGCTTGACATTTACAAGTGGGTACACAAGGTGTATTGGCTAGAGACATGGCAAAAAGCTTATTCATTTAAGGTGGAACCAATTAAAGGGAGACCCATGTGGCCTAAAAGTAATTGTCTAACAAAGCTAATCCATCCTCCACATCGCACTCAGGTGGGAAGGCCTAAGAAAAAAAGAAGACAAAGTGAGGGTGAAAGGTTAAGCAAAAGACAGAAGGCAAGTCAAGGTGATGGAGTCAATGAGATGCAAGGAGAACATTCCCAAGGGCCAACAAATGATGGAGTGCAGAAGCTATCATGGAAACATATCAGTGTTACTTGTAGCAAATGCAAGAATAAGGGACACAACTCTAGGACCTGTAAAGAGCAAGGTGAGAATCAATCTAAGAAGTGA
- the LOC111910552 gene encoding 40S ribosomal protein S8 → MGISRDSMHKRRATGGKKKAWRKKRKYELGRQPANTKISSNKTVRRVRVRGGNVKWRALRLDTGNYSWGSEAVTRKTRILDVVYNASNNELVRTQTLVKSAIVQVDAAPFKQWYLQHYGVDIGRKKKTPASGNKKEGEEAEGATEETKKSNHVVRKIEKRQEERKLEQHVEEQFSSGRLLAAISSRPGQCGRADGYILEGKELEFYMKKLQKKKGKSGATA, encoded by the exons ATGG GTATCTCTCGTGATTCCATGCACAAGAGACGTGCCACTGGTGGCAAGAAGAAGGCATGGAGAAAGAAGCGAAA GTATGAGCTCGGAAGGCAGCCTGCCAACACCAagatttccagcaacaaaaccgTTCGTAGGGTGAGGGTTCGAGGTGGCAATGTGAAGTGGCGTGCCTTAAGGTTAGACACAGGTAACTACTCATGGGGTAGTGAGGCTGTGACACGAAAGACCCGTATCTTAGATGTCGTCTACAATGCATCCAACAACGAATTGGTCAGAACCCAAACATTAGTGAAGAGTGCAATCGTTCAGGTTGATGCTGCACCTTTCAAACAATGGTATCTTCAACACTATGGAGTCGACATTGGTCGCAAGAAGAAAACCCCTGCATCTGGTAACAAGAAAGAGGGAGAG GAAGCTGAAGGTGCTACTGAGGAAACCAAAAAGAGCAACCATGTCGTGAGGAAAATTGAAAAGCGTCAAGAGGAACGCAAACTTGAACAACATGTTGAAGAACAGTTCTCAAGTGGTCGTCTTTTAGCAGCAATTTCATCACGCCCTGGCCAGTGTGGTCGTGCTGATGG GTACATATTGGAGGGAAAAGAACTTGAGTTCTACATGAAGAAGCTTCAGAAAAAGAAAGGAAAGAGTGGTGCTACTGCTTAA